The nucleotide window caggactatgcatgtAGGAGTGTTACATCTTCATCAATATAACTATTCAAGAATGCactcttaacatccatttgatatagcataaaatttttataacatgcaaatgcacacaacattctaatagcttcaattctagcaaccggagcaaaagtctcatcaaaatcaataccttcctcttgattATATCCTTGAGTTACTAATCTAGCCTTATTTCTAATAACATGCCCTTTATCATCCATCTTGTtcctaaaaacccatttagtactaATGATAGAATGATTTCTAGGCCTAGGAACAAGTTTCcatactttatttctctcaaattgattgagttcttcTTGCATAGCAAGAATCCAATTCTCATCACTTTGAGCTTCATCATAAGACTTTGGTTCAAGTTGAGAAACAAATGCAACATTACCAGAGTATTTTCGAACTTAAGCTCTTGTCATCATCTTTTGTGAAGGGCTATCAATTATGTCCTCCTTTGGATGATCTCTATGATATCTCCATTCTTGAGGTAGGTCATCATGATGCGGTTCAtcaatttggagttcttcaatattgggaaatacttcttgatcaccttcttgatctttctcattagcatTTTCATTGACAACATCATTCCCAATTGCACTTTGGGGCTTAGTAGGTTGACTTTGTTGCTTTTGAGTCTCATCCCTTTTTCTTCCAAAAATTTTacctagttcatcatcatcacaaACAATCTTTCTTTCCAAGAAGTTGTtagtttcatcaaatacaacatgAATGGTTTCCTCAACTAACAAAGTTCTCCTATTAAAGACTCTATAAGCTTCGCTATGCATTGAATATCCTAGAAAAATACCTTCATCTGATTTTACATCAAACTTTTTGAGGTTATCCTTCTTGTTGTTCAAAATGtaacacttacaaccaaatgcatGAAAGTAAGAAATGTTAGGCTTCCTCCCTTTCCATAATTCATAAAAGGTTTTTTTTAATATTGGCCTAATCATTGCTCTATTCAAGATATAGCAAGCAGTATTTATGGCTTCTtctcaaaaatattttgaaaGATTGTGTTCACTAAGCAttattcttgccatttcttgtaaAGTTATGCAAACTTCTAATCTCACAATGAGTAGAATTAAAAATAACTTTGTAACCTTTATCACATAGTTGACTTACACTAAGAAGATtgaatttcaaaccttcaactaATGCGACATCCTTTATTCTTGGATTTTTCCCAATAGAGCCACTTCTAATGATGTAAACTTTTCCTTTGTCACCAAATCTCACATGTCCACCACTTTTTAAGGTAAGGTTTGAGAATTTTTCTTTGTCTCCAGTCATGTGTCTTGAGCAAGCACTATCAACATACCATTGTTCACACTCTTGCTTGCTTCTAAGACATACCTGAAATTAATTGACTatttcttaggtacccaagcaagtttgggtccttgggggttagagaCATTAGGAATAGTTCCTTTAGGTACCCAAATCCTTTTTACTTTTGAGGAACCTTTCCGTATAGGACAATGACTAACCATACGACTATTTTGGTTACAATAGAAGCAAATAACATTTGGTAATGAATGAGATGAAGCTTTCACaaagaaatttttgtattttccataGTGCATGAATCCATTATAACCAAGACCAGATTTTTGATTTGATCATCTTTGAGAACCAAGTAAAGTATCAAGAATTTGTGTGCCATTTGTGAATTTAGCTAAATCATTTGGCAAAGATTTCACCTTAGTTTCTAAAATCCTATTTTTCTCAGTGAGTTTTTCACAAGCAGTTTTTGAATCTTCTAACTCCTTATTCAACTCATCAAACAAgagcatttgatttttataaaactTATTTTCTTGCACAATAATGCTCATAGAATCATTTTCTGATCTTAAGGAAGCAATTTCTTTGTTTAAAATAGAACATCTTTTCTTATAAACTTTGTATTCTTCATACAATTTGGCAAATGCATCTTCATAATCTTCAATACTAAGAGAGTCATAATTATTTACCTCAGTGTTGATTTCTCTTTGTTGAGAGCTTTCGGGCTTATCCTCTTCCAAAGCCATAAAATAAATGTGTGCAACCTCCTTGTCACTAGAGTTATCACTTGAGGAATCATCACTGTCCTTCCAGCCAGCAATGAAAGCTTTCTTgctcttgtcttttgaattcttCTTTTTCAATTTAGGACAATTTGGCTTGATATGGCCAGGTTTGTTGCATTCAAAGCATTTAATCTCACTTTGATCCTTGCTTGTTTCACCTTTGGAAGAATACTTCTTTAGgaatttcttatattttgaaCCTCCCTTTTTGAATGTTTTCTTGAATCTTCTTATAATCATGGCAATATCATCTTCATCACTTGAACTATTGGAGCTGTCACTTGAGGCAGCCTTAAAAGCTATAGTTTTCCTTAATTCATCCTCTTGGCTTGAATTCAAGGCAattcctctctttttcttttcatcatctacattgctcttgctcttgtcaTAAAGCATTTCATGAGCAATAAGAGAACCAATCAGCTCATCATAAGTGAATTTGGAGAAGTCTTTGGTGTCAAAGATCACTGTCACTTTTGTTTCCC belongs to Hevea brasiliensis isolate MT/VB/25A 57/8 chromosome 4, ASM3005281v1, whole genome shotgun sequence and includes:
- the LOC110673155 gene encoding spindle assembly checkpoint component MAD1-like; this translates as MVGTSNTIGISAPLTEGHSITRPHLFNGSNYSFWKVRMRNFIQSVDIEAWQRIVKGPEIPLELHADGYREKLEDEYNELDWKKVFSNAKALNILHCALDAIEYNHISGCTSTKEVWDKLEVTYVGTNQVKESKANRLAREYELFKMKPGETISEMSTRFTDLVNVLKALEKEFTEEELVKKVLRSLPKSWETKVTVIFDTKDFSKFTYDELIGSLIAHEMLYDKSKSNVDDEKKKRGIALNSSQEDELRKTIAFKAASSDSSNSSSDEDDIAMIIRRFKKTFKKGGSKYKKFLKKYSSKGETSKDQSEIKCFECNKPGHIKPNCPKLKKKNSKDKSKKAFIAGWKDSDDSSSDNSSDKEVAHIYFMALEEDKPESSQQREINTEVNNYDSLSIEDYEDAFAKLYEEYKVYKKRCSILNKEIASLRSENDSMSIIVQENKFYKNQMLLFDELNKELEDSKTACEKLTEKNRILETKVKSLPNDLAKFTNGTQILDTLLGSQR